ACTAAAAAGGATGACATTCCCGCTGATGTGCGGATGCGTTGCTATGAAATTATGCTGGAACATTATTTTCCCCAAGACCGCGTAATTTTAGCGATTAACCCTTCTGCAATGCGGTACGCTGGTCCTAGGGAAGCTATCTTCCACGCCTTGATCCGTAAAAATTACGGTTGCACTCACTTCATTGTGGGCCGCGATCATGCTGGAGTTGGCGATTACTACGGTACCTATGATGCTCAGCACATCTTTGGTGAGTTTGAACCCGAAGAGCTAGGTATCATTCCCATGAAGTTCGAGCATGCCTTTTACTGCACTCGAACTGGGACAATGGCCACCACTAAGACCAGCCCCAGTACTCCGGAGGAACGTATTCATCTGTCGGGTACGAAGGTGCGGGAAATGCTACGCCGGGGCGAGTTACCGCCGGCCCAATTCTCTCGGCCAGAAGTGGCGGCAGAGTTGGTCAAGGCGATGCGAGTGCCCCAGGAAGTCTAAGAAGTGGATATAAAGACTCTGTGGGACTAAACCGACGGGCCTTTCTACAGCAGGTAGGCTTAGCGCTGTTGGCGTTGGGCGTGAGTGAATCCACGCTCATGGGTTGGGCTGGGCGCTATCAACAGGCGCTAGCCCAGCCGGCTCGTCGCAAGTTGGCATTGTTGGTGGGCATCAATGAGTATCCGGCTACGGTGCTGGAGGTGTCGGGGACTCAGCCCTTGGGGCTACGGGGCACGTTGATGGATGTGGAAATGCAGCGGGAATTGCTGATCCACCGCTTTGGCTTTTCTGCTAGCGATATTGTGCTTTTAACCAATGCCCAAGCGACCCGGACGGGGATCATTGATGCCTTCCAGCACCATTTAATCGATCAGGCTCAGCCAGGGGATGCAGTTCTATTTCACTTTAGTGGCTATGGCAGCCAGATTCGCTTAGCCGACCAGCCCGATGTCTGTCGGCGCAGTTTGGTGCCAGTGGATGGGCAGCTTCCCACTGAAAAACAGCCACAAATTGCCGATCTGATGGAAGATAGCTTGCATCAGTTGTTGCGGGCTCTTAATACCAGCCGAGTAACCACTGTGCTTGATGTGGGCTACCGCGAGTTGGGCCAGGTGCGTTGGGGTAATCTGCGGTCGCGATCGCGTCCCAATGCTCCCACGGGACAGCTAGATGACGCCACTCGTCAGCTCTGGGAGCGCTTGGGTCAGGGAGCTGATCCCTCAAACTCCTTGGGAGTGATATTACAGGCCAGTGGGGAGAATCAGATTGCCTTAGAAGGCGAGTGGCCTGACTTCAGTGCGGGGATTTTTACCTACGCGCTGACTCAACAGCTGTGGGAGTCTCTACCTAGTATCGATCTCAGAGTGGTGATGAGTCGGACTGGAACCACTGTCCAGCGTTGGACTGGCCCGGATCAGCAGCCCCAACTTCAAAGCCAAGCGTCTAGTTCTATGGCCATGACTCCTTACGGAGTGCCTTTGAAACTAACTCGCCCTGCTGATGGCATCGTTACGGACACTATGCCAGCAGACCACCGGGTGAAGCTCTGGTTGGGGGGATTACCTCCGGCGGTCTTGGCCTATTTAGGGGATCGCTCGGTGTTCAGTTGGGGAGATACCGATCAAGCCGAGGCAACGCTGGCAACCACTCTACAGATTCAGTCCCGTCAGGGATTAGTGGCGGTGGGTCAACCAAGAACGGCGGAGATGTCTTTGCCGCAGGTGGGCGAGCGCGTGTATGAACGGGTGCGAGTGTTACCGCGACAGTTGGATTTGGTGGTGGCTCTGGATAAAAGTCTGGAGCGTATCGAGCGGGTAGATGCGACCAGTGCCCTTTCTGGGATTCCTTTCGTGTCTTCTACGGTGGCCGGG
This portion of the Halomicronema hongdechloris C2206 genome encodes:
- a CDS encoding caspase family protein; protein product: MGLNRRAFLQQVGLALLALGVSESTLMGWAGRYQQALAQPARRKLALLVGINEYPATVLEVSGTQPLGLRGTLMDVEMQRELLIHRFGFSASDIVLLTNAQATRTGIIDAFQHHLIDQAQPGDAVLFHFSGYGSQIRLADQPDVCRRSLVPVDGQLPTEKQPQIADLMEDSLHQLLRALNTSRVTTVLDVGYRELGQVRWGNLRSRSRPNAPTGQLDDATRQLWERLGQGADPSNSLGVILQASGENQIALEGEWPDFSAGIFTYALTQQLWESLPSIDLRVVMSRTGTTVQRWTGPDQQPQLQSQASSSMAMTPYGVPLKLTRPADGIVTDTMPADHRVKLWLGGLPPAVLAYLGDRSVFSWGDTDQAEATLATTLQIQSRQGLVAVGQPRTAEMSLPQVGERVYERVRVLPRQLDLVVALDKSLERIERVDATSALSGIPFVSSTVAGEQPADCLFGRLPAKARQLLASALPNFHETSDAMLSMAQGDSEADPAGGYGLFSPNRTLMPETLADHEEAVKTAVSRMTPYLQTLLAAKLLRLTDNQTASRVAVRASLEMVAPRERLLMQQQTVRSHPALPESRLARLMRDNGSAVALSADSRVRYRIDNFGQQPLYLTLMTIDSSGRAAVFSPGIFQARRGEEGLIIDTDTAAIPAGGNLVLPDANGNWGLPKSTAWVDTYLLLSVQPFRRTWERLWTLFEGSGDRRQLRSLEDPLTIARDILADLNAASQSQEEETSSSTPYRLNMDTWATLAFRYQVV